In one window of Bernardetia sp. DNA:
- a CDS encoding ribonuclease D, with the protein MSKNSSHSLADLLSDAQRKKLGTKKNTANIPTPIYIQTYEELKKAAQKWNNCSQIAIDTEFDDNNNYYGRHLCLVQIYDTDKIYLVDTVKLEGNIEPLLSILENPTIEKLFHSCSSDLIVIGDVYDCQVKNIQDTALMYRFLLKSSNDIGLQSLVEEKLNIELEKQEQVSDWAKRPLTESQLMYAATDVMYLLELFGILKDELQKLERWNWYEEERQKLEEIGVENLDETEDKNTIAALKAVIKYKFSEENRVRFMMYWNLRDEIAKKVNRPHYRIISNNRLAEIIEKPPKKLEQWETLKGSSHHFKRRAEKFFQLSKIDLSKRKHPLFKEIDKKTEQKEVYYQEKKQHQRTLHQREIMFNNLRDALTDYDGLNIQSLILSNKNKNDVLWNGIESITNGWKMDILEDIAKKNEWNLDILKGSLKN; encoded by the coding sequence ATGTCAAAAAATTCAAGCCACTCACTTGCTGATTTATTAAGTGATGCACAACGAAAAAAGTTAGGAACAAAAAAAAATACTGCTAATATTCCAACACCTATTTACATTCAAACCTACGAAGAGTTAAAAAAAGCTGCTCAAAAGTGGAATAATTGCTCACAAATCGCCATTGATACAGAATTTGATGATAATAACAATTATTATGGAAGGCATCTCTGTTTGGTGCAGATTTATGATACAGATAAAATTTATCTTGTTGATACAGTTAAATTAGAGGGAAATATTGAGCCTTTGCTTTCTATTTTAGAAAATCCAACCATTGAAAAGTTATTTCATAGCTGTTCTTCTGATTTGATTGTAATAGGCGATGTTTATGATTGCCAAGTAAAAAACATTCAAGATACGGCTCTGATGTATCGTTTTTTACTTAAATCTAGTAACGATATTGGACTTCAAAGTTTGGTAGAAGAAAAACTAAACATTGAGTTAGAAAAACAAGAACAGGTTTCAGACTGGGCAAAACGTCCACTTACAGAATCACAACTGATGTATGCAGCTACTGATGTAATGTATTTACTCGAACTTTTTGGTATTTTGAAAGATGAATTACAAAAGTTAGAACGATGGAACTGGTACGAAGAAGAAAGACAAAAACTAGAAGAAATTGGAGTAGAAAATTTGGATGAGACAGAAGACAAAAACACTATTGCAGCTCTAAAAGCTGTCATTAAATACAAATTTTCAGAGGAAAACAGAGTTCGTTTTATGATGTATTGGAATCTTAGAGACGAGATAGCCAAGAAAGTAAATCGTCCTCATTATAGAATCATTTCAAACAATCGTTTGGCAGAAATTATTGAAAAACCACCCAAAAAATTAGAACAATGGGAAACCTTAAAAGGCTCTTCTCACCACTTTAAAAGACGAGCAGAGAAATTTTTCCAACTTTCAAAAATTGACTTATCAAAACGAAAGCACCCTCTATTCAAAGAAATAGATAAAAAAACAGAGCAAAAAGAAGTCTATTATCAAGAAAAAAAACAGCATCAAAGAACCCTTCATCAAAGAGAAATTATGTTTAATAATCTGCGTGATGCTCTTACAGACTACGATGGCTTAAATATTCAGTCCCTAATTCTTTCCAATAAAAATAAAAATGATGTGCTTTGGAATGGAATAGAAAGTATTACCAATGGATGGAAAATGGATATTTTAGAAGATATTGCTAAGAAAAATGAATGGAATCTTGATATTTTGAAAGGTTCTTTGAAAAACTAA
- a CDS encoding DnaJ C-terminal domain-containing protein, translated as MQYKDYYKILGLSKNASADEIKKRYRELAKKYHPDRNPNDILAEKRFKDLNEAHDILSDPTKRAQYDLMGKNWGSYRKFAEQAKQTYQQKKEEGFEFKDLFTGDRMKDAFKNVVDFGRETIFKNEPTKTGINKKPKTKEIKTTISFEEAYTGTTRVITVDTNRIRLKLKEGIADGQKLKLGAKGEKNEDIVVVVEVEESKDFTRENDDLHTTAIVSLYDAILGGKISVPTMKGKILFPIAPETANGKVFRIKGKGMPVYNQAGKFGDLYIKIEVELPKNLSAKEKELFEQLSKL; from the coding sequence ATGCAATACAAAGATTATTACAAGATTTTAGGACTTAGCAAAAATGCAAGTGCAGACGAAATCAAAAAAAGATATAGAGAGCTTGCAAAAAAATACCATCCAGACCGAAATCCGAATGATATTTTAGCCGAAAAAAGATTTAAAGACCTCAATGAAGCTCATGATATTTTGAGCGACCCTACCAAAAGAGCGCAATACGACCTTATGGGAAAAAATTGGGGAAGCTATCGCAAATTTGCAGAGCAAGCAAAACAAACTTATCAACAAAAAAAAGAAGAAGGTTTTGAGTTTAAAGACCTCTTTACTGGCGACCGTATGAAAGATGCTTTTAAAAATGTAGTGGATTTTGGAAGAGAAACTATCTTTAAAAATGAACCTACAAAAACAGGAATAAACAAAAAGCCAAAAACAAAAGAAATAAAGACTACAATTTCTTTTGAAGAAGCCTACACAGGAACAACAAGAGTTATTACGGTTGATACAAACCGTATTCGTCTAAAACTCAAAGAAGGAATTGCAGATGGACAAAAACTCAAATTAGGTGCAAAAGGCGAAAAAAATGAAGATATTGTCGTTGTTGTAGAAGTAGAGGAAAGTAAAGATTTTACTAGAGAAAATGACGATTTGCATACCACAGCAATAGTTTCTCTTTACGATGCCATTTTAGGAGGGAAAATATCTGTTCCGACAATGAAAGGCAAAATTTTGTTTCCTATTGCTCCCGAAACTGCCAATGGAAAAGTATTCCGAATCAAAGGAAAAGGAATGCCAGTCTATAACCAAGCTGGAAAATTTGGCGATTTGTATATCAAAATAGAAGTCGAACTTCCAAAAAATCTCTCTGCTAAGGAAAAAGAACTCTTTGAGCAGCTATCGAAACTGTAA
- the pdhA gene encoding pyruvate dehydrogenase (acetyl-transferring) E1 component subunit alpha: MKWYEDMQLMRKFEEKAGQLYGQQKIRGFCHLYIGQEACVAGAVSALNKDDKWITAYRDHAHPLGLGTSPNAVMAELFGKETGCSKGKGGSMHMFDKEVNFMGGHGIVGAQVPMGAGIGFAEMYNETGNLCICYMGDGAVRQGAIHEAFNMAMLWKIPVIFVIENNGYAMGTSVSRTSNVIDLSTLGESYDMPSEGVDAMSVEAVHEAVARAAERARKGEGPTLLEFRTYRYKGHSMSDPAKYRTREEVNEYRKKDPIEQVKDTILKNKYATEEELKEIDDKIKQQVEESVKFAEESDFPDGKEAFEDVYRQEDYPFIMD; this comes from the coding sequence ATGAAGTGGTATGAAGATATGCAACTGATGCGTAAGTTTGAAGAAAAGGCTGGACAGCTTTACGGACAACAAAAAATTAGAGGTTTTTGTCATTTATATATCGGACAAGAAGCCTGTGTAGCTGGTGCTGTTTCAGCTCTAAATAAAGACGACAAATGGATAACAGCTTACAGAGACCACGCACATCCACTAGGCTTGGGAACGTCTCCAAATGCTGTAATGGCAGAGCTTTTTGGCAAGGAGACAGGCTGCTCAAAAGGAAAAGGTGGCTCAATGCACATGTTTGACAAAGAAGTCAATTTTATGGGAGGACATGGCATCGTGGGAGCGCAAGTTCCGATGGGTGCAGGGATTGGTTTTGCAGAAATGTACAACGAAACAGGCAACCTTTGTATTTGCTATATGGGTGATGGTGCTGTCCGTCAAGGAGCAATTCATGAAGCCTTCAATATGGCGATGCTTTGGAAAATTCCTGTAATTTTTGTGATTGAAAATAATGGCTATGCGATGGGAACATCTGTTAGTCGTACTTCAAATGTAATTGATTTATCTACTCTTGGAGAGTCGTATGACATGCCATCAGAAGGAGTAGATGCGATGAGCGTAGAAGCCGTACATGAAGCTGTGGCAAGAGCTGCAGAAAGAGCTAGAAAAGGAGAAGGTCCAACACTTTTAGAGTTTAGAACCTATCGTTACAAAGGACACTCTATGTCTGACCCAGCCAAATATCGTACTCGTGAAGAAGTAAATGAATATCGTAAAAAAGACCCAATAGAGCAGGTAAAAGATACGATTTTAAAGAATAAGTATGCCACAGAAGAAGAATTGAAGGAAATTGATGATAAAATCAAACAGCAAGTAGAAGAATCAGTTAAGTTTGCAGAGGAATCTGATTTTCCAGATGGAAAAGAAGCCTTTGAAGATGTTTATAGACAAGAAGATTATCCTTTTATTATGGACTAA
- a CDS encoding NUDIX hydrolase gives MRIFIQNNYLEFVNEYPDVTGGRILQTEKLEDSYKLYLSLKTRTEFTRAYIQTDNIEEAFNEFAKKFKIREAAGGLVMRDTLQLWIFRNGKWDLPKGHLEENETKAEAAVREVEEECGVKAEVVKELPTTYHIYTYEGKEIIKKTYWFEMSTEDESTPQPQTEEGIEKVSWLKEIEIPYILNNTWASIEYLLSQIIEF, from the coding sequence ATGCGTATTTTCATTCAAAATAATTACTTAGAATTTGTAAACGAATATCCAGACGTTACAGGAGGACGTATTCTACAAACAGAAAAGCTAGAAGATAGCTACAAACTTTATCTCTCTCTCAAAACAAGAACAGAATTTACGAGAGCCTATATCCAGACAGACAATATAGAAGAAGCCTTCAATGAGTTTGCTAAAAAATTCAAAATCAGGGAAGCTGCTGGAGGATTGGTTATGCGTGATACATTGCAACTTTGGATTTTTAGAAATGGAAAATGGGACTTGCCAAAAGGACATTTAGAAGAAAACGAAACGAAAGCAGAGGCTGCTGTCAGAGAAGTTGAAGAAGAGTGTGGCGTAAAAGCAGAAGTTGTTAAGGAGCTTCCTACCACTTATCATATCTATACGTATGAGGGAAAAGAAATCATAAAAAAGACGTATTGGTTTGAAATGAGTACGGAAGATGAAAGCACCCCTCAACCTCAAACAGAAGAGGGGATAGAAAAAGTATCTTGGCTCAAAGAAATTGAAATTCCTTATATTTTAAATAATACGTGGGCTTCTATTGAATATTTACTTTCTCAAATTATTGAGTTTTGA